A section of the Nitrospirae bacterium CG2_30_53_67 genome encodes:
- a CDS encoding acetyl-CoA carboxylase carboxyltransferase subunit alpha gives MTNNYLDFEKPIIELETRLEEMKQISSRDGADFTDEIRRLQKKIEQLHKHVYSNLTPWQRTQLARHAKRPYVQDYISLLMEDFFELHGDRLFGDDPSMVSGVAHFQQKPVAVIGHQKGRNTRENIERNFGMPNPEGYRKALRIMKLAEKFRMPVITFIDTPGAYPGMGAEERGQAEAIARNLFEMSRLKTPIVVVVSGEGGSGGALAIGVGDRILILENAVYSVISPESCSSILWKETSKAEEAAKALKMTAEDLKKLGLVDRVIPEPLGGAHRDYEKMAENLRSALVEVLDELKKMPIPELVQSRFIRYRSIWPFNEKL, from the coding sequence ATGACCAACAACTATCTGGATTTTGAGAAGCCGATCATAGAATTAGAAACCAGGCTGGAAGAGATGAAGCAGATCTCTTCCCGGGACGGGGCCGATTTCACCGATGAGATCCGGCGGCTCCAGAAAAAGATCGAGCAGCTGCATAAGCATGTCTACTCCAACCTGACTCCCTGGCAGAGAACCCAGCTCGCAAGACATGCAAAGAGGCCCTATGTCCAGGATTACATCTCTTTGCTCATGGAGGATTTTTTTGAGCTTCATGGAGACCGTCTCTTCGGTGATGATCCGTCCATGGTGTCAGGAGTCGCTCACTTTCAACAAAAACCGGTTGCGGTCATCGGTCATCAAAAAGGGCGGAACACCCGTGAGAATATAGAGAGAAATTTCGGGATGCCCAATCCTGAAGGGTATCGCAAGGCCCTTCGCATCATGAAACTGGCCGAAAAATTCAGGATGCCGGTCATCACCTTCATAGACACCCCCGGCGCCTATCCCGGCATGGGCGCCGAGGAGCGCGGTCAGGCCGAGGCCATCGCGAGAAACCTCTTTGAGATGTCGCGGTTGAAGACGCCGATCGTGGTGGTGGTTTCAGGCGAAGGGGGAAGCGGGGGGGCGCTGGCCATCGGGGTTGGGGACCGCATCCTGATCCTGGAGAACGCCGTCTATTCGGTGATCTCTCCGGAGTCGTGCTCCTCGATTCTGTGGAAGGAGACCTCCAAGGCCGAGGAGGCCGCCAAGGCGTTGAAAATGACGGCGGAGGATCTGAAGAAACTCGGCCTGGTGGACCGCGTGATTCCTGAACCGTTGGGCGGCGCGCACAGGGATTATGAAAAAATGGCTGAAAACCTCAGATCAGCCCTTGTGGAAGTTCTGGATGAGCTCAAGAAGATGCCGATTCCCGAACTGGTTCAGAGCCGGTTTATCCGCTACCGCTCCATTTGGCCGTTTAATGAAAAATTATGA